A genomic region of Dunckerocampus dactyliophorus isolate RoL2022-P2 chromosome 10, RoL_Ddac_1.1, whole genome shotgun sequence contains the following coding sequences:
- the mydgf gene encoding myeloid-derived growth factor isoform X1: MLQSHTLTQLGNMANLCAHKVAFSLILLLMSTFPAQATEEQTRTTEFDVRPGGMVQTFTDSIGGYACSFLCAAQGGTNEKWLMSVGLSDDDKLFSCSVWRPTGISYLFFTQFKMELEGTKIEHADAFSQAAVTPGQGNVALGPEEYTVGESTVTHTDGRFKAQLAKLMVVGRTRHEEL, from the exons ATGCTTCAgagtcacacactcacacagttaGGAAACATGGCAAACTTGTGTGCTCATAAAGTAGCATTTTCGCTCATCTTGTTGCTCATGTCAACTTTCCCGGCCCAAGCTACGGAGGAGCAGACGAGAACGACGGAGTTTGACGTGAGACCAGGTGGAATGGTGCAAACATTCACCGACTCTATT GGAGGGTATGCGTGCTCCTTCCTCTGCGCTGCGCAAGGGGGAACCAACGAG AAATGGCTAATGAGTGTGGGCCTCAGCGATGACGACAAGCTGTTTTCTTGCTCTGTGTGGAG GCCTACGGGGATATCATACCTGTTTTTCACTCAGTTCAAAATGGAGTTGGAAGGAACCAAAATTGAACATGCAGATGCTTTC tctCAAGCAGCGGTGACACCAGGACAGGGTAACGTGGCTCTTGGTCCGGAAGAATACACCGTAGGAGAGTCCACAG TGACCCACACGGATGGAAGGTTCAAAGCTCAACTGGCCAAGCTGATGGTGGTCGGACGCACGCGGCACGAAGAGCTGTGA
- the mydgf gene encoding myeloid-derived growth factor isoform X2 codes for MLQSHTLTQLGNMANLCAHKVAFSLILLLMSTFPAQATEEQTRTTEFDVRPGGMVQTFTDSIKWLMSVGLSDDDKLFSCSVWRPTGISYLFFTQFKMELEGTKIEHADAFSQAAVTPGQGNVALGPEEYTVGESTVTHTDGRFKAQLAKLMVVGRTRHEEL; via the exons ATGCTTCAgagtcacacactcacacagttaGGAAACATGGCAAACTTGTGTGCTCATAAAGTAGCATTTTCGCTCATCTTGTTGCTCATGTCAACTTTCCCGGCCCAAGCTACGGAGGAGCAGACGAGAACGACGGAGTTTGACGTGAGACCAGGTGGAATGGTGCAAACATTCACCGACTCTATT AAATGGCTAATGAGTGTGGGCCTCAGCGATGACGACAAGCTGTTTTCTTGCTCTGTGTGGAG GCCTACGGGGATATCATACCTGTTTTTCACTCAGTTCAAAATGGAGTTGGAAGGAACCAAAATTGAACATGCAGATGCTTTC tctCAAGCAGCGGTGACACCAGGACAGGGTAACGTGGCTCTTGGTCCGGAAGAATACACCGTAGGAGAGTCCACAG TGACCCACACGGATGGAAGGTTCAAAGCTCAACTGGCCAAGCTGATGGTGGTCGGACGCACGCGGCACGAAGAGCTGTGA